The sequence agtcgccacactccgacgcctgttcgggtacacggagaatttagcctggctagTGCCCCTAAtcagcacatgtttggactgtgggaggaaaccagaggacctggatgagacccacgcagacacgtggagaatgtacaggttctgcacaggcagtgacttaagccgggaatcaaacccggttccttcgcactgaggcagcagtgctaaccactctggcaccatgccaccctcaaagtgcagcactccctcagtcctgaccccctgacagtgcggcgctccctcagccctgaccccctggactgacagtgcggcactccctcagcactgaccctctgacagtgtggcactccctcagcactgaccctctgacagtgtggcactccttcagccctgaccctctgactgacagtgcagcactccctcagcactgaccctctgacagtgcggcactccctcaacactgaccctctgacagtgcggcactctctcaacactgaccctctgacagtgcggcactccctcaacactgaccctctgacagtgcggcactctctcaacactgaccctctgacagtgcggcgctccttcagcactgaccctctgacagtgcggcgctccttcagcacttctCTCAAGTTGCTATCTGATTGGAAGGGAACCTCCTGACCTTGTGGCTCGGGGGATTGTGGTCATCGCTGCCCCATAGCTGAAAAATGTATGTTTGTAAACCGGAGGGTGAGGACCACCCACTGGAATTCTGGAGGCTGAGGGAGCAGGGTACCTCCATATTGCACTAACAGTTTGGCAGATGATTGCTCTCGTTGCTGGTGATGCATTAATAAGACTGCTGCCTGATGGTGAGTGAAGTTTGAGACTGACTGCGCTGATCTTTTGATTGTAGCGGTGGCTGAGGGTACGAACCCCGCTATCAGAAACTTGCCGACATTATCACGGAGGCGTTTCCTGAAGCGGACATCACCGGAACTGTTGGGAGACCAGGTAACAATTTCAGTGACACTCTTCATTCAGCTCGTGAGCGCGCGGCCGGCTGGTTTGATGATCGATGACTTTCACATCCATCGCATTGATCTTTGACTAGTTTATTGTATCGTACAAGCATCAATAGGTGAATGTTAATACAGCTGAAATGTTATCTCAGGAGTTGTCTATCAGTTACAATAGATCCCTGTCTAAGCTGCCGTCAACGTGCATTCACAACATCCCATTCTCAGTAAATTATGTTGAAGTGTAATCTCTCTGGGTGTGTAAACAAGTGTAGCAAAATCAACAGAACGTCAGTTTgtacagagcaagatcccacaaccagcagtgagataaatgattaattttccccaccttctcccctttGATGCCAAACATCACGTGGCGGAAATATTGCATCAGGTAAGCTGTAAGATTTTTAGAATGGCTGTTTGATGCACCAGAAAAGAGTAACAGCAGCTCAGTTTCATGCCTCGTCTGTAAGACACACCTCCAGGAGTATAGCGCTGGGCTGGAgtgtggccccccccccccccccccccccccccggggagctGGGCCGGAGTGTCGCCCTCCCCCACCCGGGGCGGGGGTGCTGGGCCAGAGCACTGGGCAATGTTCCATAGTTTATTTCAGTTGTCTTTCTCCTTTGGATTTTTCATTAGGAACTGGACATGTTTTGATATTCAGCTGGATCGTGTCTGATTTAGCAGTGGGTTCCTGGCCAGAGACTGGGCCCAATAGCCCATGGTACAGTCTCACGGCAGTAATGCATTGCCCTCTGCTTTGCTGTTTGTACAGTACCCCTATGACGGAATTATCTTACCTGTTCATACCCTTCTCTTTCTCCACCTTCAGGCAGCTTTGagattgaaatcaatgggaatctgATCTTTTCCAAGCTAGAAAACAGCGGCTTCCCTTATGAAGATGATGTAAGTAGAAAATGGAATCCTTTCAAGTTGAATTTGTCCACCCTAAAGTTGTGaatcttggaattctctatcccgcaaggttgtggatgctccatctttGCATATATTCAAGGAATGGCCAGAGTTTTGCTGTCTCTCGGGGAATTAAGGGAaacggggagtgggtgggaaatgGAGTCAAGCCCAGGATCAGcgatgattatattgaatgctgCAGCAGCCTGGATGACCATCGGGTGTATGCTGCCTCTAGTGTTCTTCTCCTTCAGTTCACTCCTGAAAACAGGGCCAAGCTTGTGGCTGTCTCTCGGAATATCTCTTCACGTGGTTGGGTCAAAGTTGTTTGATTGCTTCTGTGCAAAGTTTTGGGATGTTATATTATGTTAAAGGTATTATATTAAGACAAATACTTGTATTTGTGTCGCCGTGAATTAGCGATTAATGTTTGCGGGATGGTGTGTGTCGGTGTCCGTAACTAAACTGGGAAAGGCGCTGTCACTTACAGTCGCACTTTCCTGCTTGGCTTGTTAACCAGGTGATGGAAGCAGTGGATTTTAAAGCTGTATTGGTTACTCCCCTCTCTTTTACAGATCGTCAAAGAAGTTAAGAAAGCCAACAATGGAGAGGAAGTACAAAAGGTTCTCAAGAGCCGCCCTCCTTGTGTCATTTTGTAGCTTTGCCTAGATGGTGCCTTCTCTCTGCTAACCAGCTGCTAACCTGCCATGTTTCCAGCACTCGAAACTTGCCTTGTGGGTTCTCGTCCAGGACCTGGAGATGCTGAAACATTCAAACCCCAACAATCTTAGAATCTGGGTGCTGCCAGAGGATTATTTATACTCTGAAGCTGTGTTGACCTGACagatttttgattattttctgctaACTCAGCTGTGACTTTTAATTCCTGCTTCACTGATCATGTCCGGCAAGTTAATTTTTACATCATCTTTCCATCCAAAATCAAGTTTAAAAAGTCACTACTTTGttgcccctctctttcccctttaGTTCCTTGGACAGACACAGTTCTCTGGTATTCTGCTTGTTCCTGGGATTCTGCCAGTGTTGAACACATGAATGCCAGGGCCCTGTCTTGTCTGTTCCCCTAATCTTCCTCTGGTAAACATAAATCAGTGCAGGTACATTAAAGTAGCCAGATTCTGCCTGCAAATGTCACTGCTTTGTAACTGTATGCACATTACTGGGAAAAGAGTAATCAGTGTGGAAGGGTGGTGGTTTCATGCATTCTTCCTGCACTGGCACCGAGTTTGGGCCAGGCAGCTACTTCAGTTTGGAGGCTGGCGGGCTCTCAGTTGCTGTTCAGCTGTCTCGGCCAGACACAGTTGATGAAACAAGTGGGGAGAATGCTGACAACTCGCTCTTTCATCCCCTCACCTGTCCCC is a genomic window of Mustelus asterias unplaced genomic scaffold, sMusAst1.hap1.1 HAP1_SCAFFOLD_1910, whole genome shotgun sequence containing:
- the selenow2a gene encoding selenoprotein W, 2a → CSGGUGYEPRYQKLADIITEAFPEADITGTVGRPGSFEIEINGNLIFSKLENSGFPYEDDIVKEVKKANNGEEVQKVLKSRPPCVIL